ATCTCGCCGGAATGCGTTTTATTCGGGCACCATTATCCGGCTTCCCATCTATCAAAGACATtgctcaaataaacaaattagtATATAAATATAAGTTATCTTTACCAGCTAAAATAGCGTTGTCAGAATATTattgaaagtgtttttttagAGCTAGGCCATGATTGAATTACTGATACAGTATTTAGTTTGAGCGTGGGTTTATCCatttttcaattaaataaaatcttTTCATACATTTTGCTAGAGACTGAACGagctatacattttttttttgctgaaaataAGTCAAGTGCTAGATAATGCTAGTTTTTTCCGATCATATTCTCACAATAACGAATTCGTAAATTCCCTATTTAGAGCGGTAGATTGGGCATATATTCCTGTAGATACTTTTTCCAGCACATGCGTTAGGGGAAAACctgaaattcacaaaaaataaatatacctAACTAGAGAAATTTTCTATAGAAAATTGGAGCCGAATTGATTTTTGGGTAGGTATCGGCTCGCAAAATAGTTGACGTCTGTTTATTTACGCTGAAAaattacacgtaaaaaaataaccttatatgttatggcaaaaaaccattcgaaaatacttatactcttcattatgccacctaatgaatgatcccatatcaaaaagctaataacattcataagttaatgaaaagtataagtttcggaatgtatgtgactaatgcgatgtataagttttttcttatacatatcattaggcgcctgctttggcaaaaaagtattagaaatattaataataaataacattaaattttttcacGTGTATTTAATCAAGGCAAACAGAGTTCCagtgttttctacctcttgaatgtcaaattggatggaactcacgccgccattatcgagcgcaaaatactggataatcCTGCGGTTGAGCATAAAgagtgtacggaatcaaattgcttCACTTTCAAAAATCGATAACATTTCACCTCGTGGGCtgattttatcgaaattttgtggaagacggcttcagcatgtgttattCACACTGCGTGAGTTATTACGTTATTAGTCATTAGGAAATTTCCAGTAGTTTCGAAAATACAGTAGAAGGAACAGGACGTGTGCAATTAAATCCTGCACATTCACCCCCATATTCCATATCTTATAAAAGTAATCCAAATTAAGGCCTTTGACCCCAAAATAACCAGAACTACGGCCGATCAAAAAATACAGATCTGGAATGAAAACAcgagcttcggaagcctccaaaacTGCTCATTACGGaacataaagctatgtccatttattattattattatttattcaggctaaggccgaagtggcctgtgtggtatataagagtcttctccattcggctcggtccatggctacacgtcgccaaccatgcagtctacggagggtccgccaatcatcttccacctgatcgatccaccttgcccgctgcgcacctcgcctttttgtgcccgtcggatcgttgtcgagaaccattttcaccgggttactgtccgacattctggctacgtgcccggcccaccgcagtcgtccgattttcgcggtgtaacgatggatggtgtaacgatgaacgatggatggttctcccagcagttgatgcaactcgtggttcattcgctttgttgtttttcagccggccaatctcctcctggatttcctggagatccggagccggtagaattatgtcctgcgcgcgttctcccaggtccatcaccataccgccatcttcgtcttccacatcgccattcaggtgttcttcgtagtgctgccgccacctttggatcatctcacgctcgttcataagaaggttcccgtttatgtacTTACACATATAtagctgtggcacgtggcccttacgtgaacggttcaacttctcatagaacttttgtgtgttattagcgaggtacagttgctccgtctcttcacggtctcgatctttctgctggcgctttttcctccggaaaatcgagttttgtctgttccgcgcccgtttatatcgtgcctcgttcgccctcgtgcggtgttgcagcaatctcgcccatgctgcattcttctcttctactaactgctcacattcgccgtcataccagtcgtttctctgatccgggggcaccgtgccaaatgcagcggttgcggtgctaccaatggcggatcgaatatctctccagccatcttcaagagatgctgcgcctagctgctcttccgttgggagtgccacttccagctgctgcgcgtagtcttgggctagcctaccgtcttgtagccgcccaatgtttagccgcggcggacgactccgacgcgtgttgatcaccgtcgagagttttgagcgcaggcatactgcaacgaggtagtgctcggattcaatattcgcactgcgataagtgcgtacgttcgtgatgtcggagaagaatttaccgtcgattaggttttccgtttcttggttaagtgatctccatgtggccttgtggatatttttgcggggaaatatggtgcttcggactaccattccgagggaggctgcgaagtttatgcatcgttggccgttgtcgttcgatacggtgtgcagactattcggtccgacgaccggtctatacatttcctcccttcctacctgtgcgttcatgtcatcgatgacgattttgacgtcccgcagtgggcatccatcgtatgtctgctccagctgtgcgtagaacgcttctttctcgtcatcgggtctcccttcgtgtgggcagtgcacgttgatgatgctatagttgaagaaacggctattaatcctcagcttgtacatccttgcgttgattgcctgccactcaatcacacgatggcgcatcttacccagcaatatgaagccggttcccagctcgttggtggtgccacagctttggtagaaggtagccgcttttccacactttctgtcctgtccagcaaatcacctgcagcgccacgacgtcgaagttgcggggatgtaattcatcgtagatcatcctgtcgcaacctgcgaaacctagcgacttgcagttccatgttccaagcttccaatcatgatcctatattcgtcgcctaggtctttgccgattatatcgagtcgtattatctcttatattgttcgtaattaatggttttccaggcggcttattgggcctgcgcaaacctcctgtctcgtcggagggccgtcgtgtcagggctgtttagcgtcccacctaacaccaggacttgggcttgtgcactttgagcggcacacggtcgctttggtggggcctacttgcggatacatgcagctttttataggaattcaacagggcccactgtcaaaccccaacACATCCTAGCCAatccccacaactcgcagatggccacCTATGCAAGACGCCCACCTATGCAAGCATCGCTACAGGcaggcaaaatttcatttctgaaaatttaccgacgatggATGATTTTCATACCCATTCATCAACGGAAAGCAATGTTCGTTCTGACGACTCAGATACCCCATGTCTgtttccgactttgattttctaaatgaacaattgcatcacatgagtGATGCAATGTTTacagcaaataccaaaactgaagctgttcaggtgggtatcaaattttcttaaagaaatgttattggacttcgtttcaatggatccaatgaagatggcggtatggtgttGGACCAGGGAGAacacgcgcaggacatgcgacttccggctccggatctccagcaaatccaggaggatattggccggctgaagaacaacaaagcccctggggttgaccaactaccaggagagctatttaaacacggtggtgaggcaccggatagagc
The nucleotide sequence above comes from Armigeres subalbatus isolate Guangzhou_Male chromosome 3, GZ_Asu_2, whole genome shotgun sequence. Encoded proteins:
- the LOC134222947 gene encoding uncharacterized protein LOC134222947, yielding MIYDELHPRNFDVVALQVICWTGQKVWKSGYLLPKLWHHQRAGNRLHIAGIINVHCPHEGRPDDEKEAFYAQLEQTYDGCPLRDVKIVIDDMNAQVGREEMYRPVVGPNSLHTVSNDNGQRCINFAASLGMVVRSTIFPRKNIHKATWRSLNQETENLIDGKFFSDITNVRTYRSANIESDVNNTC